One window of the Triticum dicoccoides isolate Atlit2015 ecotype Zavitan chromosome 3B, WEW_v2.0, whole genome shotgun sequence genome contains the following:
- the LOC119282495 gene encoding UPF0481 protein At3g47200-like produces MDQQGQTSSDSDDSCVIEMVQLANVLRGELDALHSPQAQVGDRRPPCPIIIAKVRDHTRNVDSGEYDPDHVAIGPYNYPRPDSKRSQHLAMGHDKLMSLEKVLTAAKALRPGVTVEVDVYVNELRCLEESVRDCYDNRFPDMMSEQFVRMLLLDGCYILSRLVGLQLGAQPMADAVGAANAGVPSANRAEALAVVRDVFYLAENQIPFFVLEKIGELTGLDGNNPVIADIAKYAFDLMRMQKYAEAAPAMVPTVPGNLLHLLHMHLKPVAPSVSSAATVSGVKRVTVRRWRSATEYYFAGVMFKPRDMSETGHTRCILDVKLSSGSGTLEVPWLDIDAETWRLLRNLMELEQRNLETVGSYVTAYCVFMSQLACTTKDVELLTKRRVIVHSHGNNDEVAKCFADLCKGIMFDPNDPHCNYLWETCSKLEKRCLSNPQRWIAWLRRKYFNNPWLAVGLLAAVIGLVCGIVQAVYSVLSYKHG; encoded by the exons ATGGATCAGCAAG GCCAAACTTCTAGCGATTCGGACGATTCCTGCGTTATAGAGATGGTTCAGCTGGCCAACGTTCTGAGAGGTGAATTAGACGCCCTGCACTCACCCCAGGCGCAGGTCGGCGACAGGCGCCCTCCTTGTCCCATCATCATCGCCAAGGTCCGCGACCACACGCGGAACGTCGACAGCGGCGAGTACGACCCTGACCACGTCGCCATCGGCCCGTACAACTACCCTCGGCCCGATAGCAAGAGGAGCCAGCACCTCGCCATGGGGCACGACAAGCTGATGAGCCTGGAGAAGGTGCTCACGGCAGCAAAGGCTCTAAGACCCGGCGTGACGGTGGAGGTGGACGTCTACGTCAACGAGCTCAGATGCCTCGAGGAATCTGTGAGGGACTGCTACGACAACAGGTTTCCTGACATGATGAGCGAGCAATTCGTCCGCATGCTCCTCCTCGACGGCTGCTACATACTCTCCCGCCTCGTGGGCCTCCAACTCGGAGCACAACCCATGGCCGATGCGGTGGGGGCTGCAAATGCAGGCGTCCCGTCAGCGAACAGGGCCGAGGCGCTGGCCGTGGTCCGTGATGTGTTCTACCTTGCAGAGAACCAGATACCTTTTTTTGTCCTTGAGAAGATTGGGGAGCTGACAGGTTTGGACGGTAACAATCCTGTGATTGCAGACATCGCTAAGTATGCTTTCGATCTCATGAGGATGCAGAAGTACGCGGAGGCAGCGCCGGCCATGGTGCCCACGGTGCCAGGCAatcttctccatcttcttcataTGCACTTGAAGCCTGTGGCACCGTCGGTGTCTTCTGCTGCAACGGTCAGCGGCGTCAAGCGCGTGACCGTGCGCCGGTGGCGCTCAGCGACAGAGTACTACTTCGCCGGGGTGATGTTCAAGCCTCGAGACATGAGCGAGACGGGACACACGCGGTGCATCCTGGACGTGAAGCTGAGCAGCGGCAGTGGCACGCTGGAGGTCCCGTGGTTGGACATCGACGCCGAGACATGGCGCCTGCTGCGCAACTTGATGGAGCTGGAGCAGCGGAACCTGGAGACGGTCGGGAGCTACGTCACAGCGTACTGTGTGTTCATGTCCCAATTGGCCTGCACCACAAAGGACGTGGAGCTGTTGACCAAGAGACGCGTCATCGTGCATAGCCACGGCAACAATGACGAGGTGGCCAAATGCTTCGCTGACCTATGCAAAGGTATTATGTTTGATCCCAATGATCCCCATTGCAACTATCTGTGGGAGACATGCTCCAAGCTGGAGAAACGTTGCTTAAGCAACCCGCAGAGATGGATTGCTTGGCTGAGGCGGAAGTACTTCAACAACCCTTGGCTTGCCGTCGGGCTCCTGGCGGCTGTCATTGGACTAGTTTGCGGTATCGTCCAGGCAGTGTactctgttttgagttacaaacatggatga